From Argopecten irradians isolate NY chromosome 3, Ai_NY, whole genome shotgun sequence:
AGACTAGATATTTCATTGTTATTGCGAGGATGTTTAAGGTGCTAGACTGGCCCATAAATAGTTATCAATAAGGTGTTCTGAGCTAAAATCTAATACTAAATAATCTCTCCCTAGATTGAAACATATCGCAGAGACAGAAATTATCAAACCAGATTTttagtgatatttttaatattctagagactggtggtcAGTCTAGGGGTGCGTGAATTGATTTTCGACTTCAACTGCGGAGATGCCACCTTGATATCAAACCTGAAATACCATATACCCGATAACGCAAAAGGTCAAGTTCTGGGAACCAAAGGGGTTCACAAAATTAAATTAGTCATATCATATAATGCGAAATTCTTCAATTATATGgtaaattttattcattttctttAGATTTACTACATTGAAATTTATCGTTTTGTATGATTATATTCTTTTCTCATAGATCATAGTGTTTGAGTCAACCCCCGCATGGCCCCCTTATCGATGTAGTTCCTCATAAGACAACTTGGTTTTGAACATAGACTGATTTCCATTATACAGAAAGATGAGGAAACTATTTGTTGCAACGGTGATCAACATtttatttggtttgtttgtCTGTGGAAAACTAAGCTATCCAGTTCCGTGTCGTAAGTAACgttgttttaaaacaaactgTTATGATAGAATGATCTATCCTTTACAATTTCAACATATTACCATTCAACCTTTAAAAACAGAGCtataataaaaagaatatacCTTTAGGAATGTATGAAAAACGTTCTGTAATTTACATGTTTCCAGACAGTTTCCACAGTAATTAGTTTGATATGGTAGaatgaaatattcaatttaCTACTATCTACATAGATTGACTACTAACAGATCACGTATTTAATGCAAAGGTGTGACCAGCAACTAATATGTGTTGTAATGATGGTGATATCCTTCAAAACAGAATCGATCAACTCCTTTATGTCCCTTAAAGTTATCTTGCTGCTAATTTCattgtaacgatatgtaacacaaacatttgatatttaaacattgatatgtaacttgatgatttcgCTCTCCAAAAGCATATGTTGGCCTATAAGAGAGTCGAAATATAGGtttcatatattcctggttttgaataaagcgccttcaatcaccgccatgttcagtgacttcgggttttgtcggattccgaatTGAATCTCGTggctgacgttcgacacgacctgcacgtgtgTTTGatattagtttaaacagtattttattcatCTTTAAATACAAGatcaaacaaaatattggatATTTGGTATATGAAAAGAAGAGGTCCGTTGATGACACTAACAAAGGAAACTCGAGATCCGTTATCACCATTTGTTTCCTCGAATATATGgttattaagatattttttctgaattttccatcacaatatttaaagaaaaaataaatgtatttctcTCTCTTTAGGCTCACCAACACAATGGGAAGCCCAAGTATATATGGTATGTATAGAAATGGCTGACATtctattaatttgaaaaaaaatatgttatattcctTTAAATGTCATGACATGGAATGAGGTCTATTTGATATAAgtgatttatttgatattattgaaTTTCATTATGATTCACATTCATTCCATTATTTAGGATACCTtcataactttatattcttTCTGTTACTAGCAAAACGTTATGATGAGATACACAGAGTGGCGTAACCTTAGTTACGATGCCGTTAACCAGAGGGAGTTCCGATCGGCGGAAGTTGACGTCGCAGCAGAACACGACCATATCGATACACTCATATTGTGGAAAGAGGTACCTTGTGTAGAAGAAAAATGCTTTACATAACTAAATGAACAAGCTCATAgaaagcattttttttcttttgatgttGGTCTCACCCTATTTTTAGCATTGTATGGTGGTTATATTCGACTAGTCCTTGCTCTTGGCTTCCAAACTTTTATTTTACAAGAACTGTATCTGTTCTGTATCTTTTGCTTTTTTGATTTAATAACTTTGAGAACCTTGGGAAAATAATGTTTCGAATTCgtaaaaagaaataattcacATTAACTATcaacaatagaaaatatattgtttttctttttcaaaacatTCTACTCTAATATGCTTATTTTTTATCCTTAAAATAGTCTATTTTAGATAGTCTGTAAAATAAGGGATTTTGATACTATCACGGAAAGCTAAAATTTATCAATGACATTTGGCAGTAGCTTACTGCATTTTTCTATTGTCTTTGTACTACAAGTCATTCCCTTTCCCTGTGTGCCCCTCTGCATTATGAAAGTAGGGATTTATTTCGTCTGGTTAGCTCTCTGTTTTGGTCACAATGTCTAAAAGACGTTTACGATATTCACGTTGGCGGTACTGATTCAAAGGCAAAAGCTGAATTTCTTTTACCTTTGAATAAAAAAGttgtttgatttaatatatcttaaacaaTAATGCAAAAAATTTCCTGATATCTGCaaatttctgtttattttcACGTTCCatgttttctatttttcaaTATTGACGGAATGGAACCATGAAAAATAAATCGTATACGTCAGAAATTTGTTAATTTACAATAATGAATGGAAAGTTTTGGGGAAAGAGAAACCTTAAACGAAACATTCtctattttataaatattttaattattaaattaaattgGGTCTTAAAGGATTGCTTTTATTTCAGAGGAAAATGTACGAGGTGAACCGGCTCTTCCAGGAATGCACGATCACAAACCTTACCGGAGTGTTTAGACCCCGAGGGGTTCCGATGTCCAACACGACATATGAGGAGGGATATGCGATAGGAGGCCAGGGTATCCCCGGGGAATACATGACAGTTTATAACTTCTACACAGAATTACCAGACGGTCAGTGGTTACTTCTGTGcattgtatgtaatatatacagtgGTATTGGGCACAATTTTTCAGACTTATCTGAAGTAATTACCCATTCAATTTTACAAGATGCATAATATATACAAGATGAAGTTTATGTTTTTAGAAGAGAGAAAAATTAAAAGGGAGAGAATGACGTACaataatcataaaatattttgtggttaattatttctaaaacaaaatcGTCTCCCCGACCCAATAGCACCAGTATAAATCtatcttattttattattattacagcCAGATGTTTATGCAACCAaattaatgatattatttttgttatttaattaagaataaaaacatgtttttcaaTATCGTATTACTTTAGCAATGCCTTAAACTGTTTTAAATGTCCTTATTGTTTAcaaatactaaacaatatatagtctgtaacaaatatatatcaaactaGTGCACATAGTTACACCACTGAAAAGAATAGCAGGTTAGATGGTTTTATCTAGCCCCGATTTCTAGAATTCAAAATCTGACTTAATTTTCACATTacttaaagatgatccaccgctgacatatggtattttttcactatcgaaaacagaagcagacgattaagtattcttcttcagttacaagagttacttactttaaagggacaattcattctacgagaacattaaaatttgtatatatatcggaaaacccccagttctaatgggaattagatcagtcggttttactgtgatatgtcagaaaatcccatggtggtgaaatgcgtgtgaaatgttcaaactcactcgctgtccgccattacaaattgtggtcgaatatcttgtatgccgaacccagtccctcgctcgtagagtaatgctacttttgtctagaacagctcaaatcgctctgacagatttttttttaccttattaggtgaattgtcttgcctaaaaaaatcattatatcgcctccacagtggttatgtagttcataggtttaacgtgcgtgactttggctcggatattggtacagcgtatatattgtacctgcttaatcgtattgatcaacgatttgtaattactacggtatcaatttaaaatactaaacaatgacgtggaatttgtcaatatcttatgttatatgtttcataagaaatgtagaacaatacatttatgccatattttgcttcttggttatgtaaaagaattagtgtgagtgaattgtccctttaaaccattaccacatttgaaaagtttgagcttctaattttacttgaagttaaaaatatggaaaataattaattgcatcccgaaaaaaatccgtggcactatattctatatggaatgaagtactgattacgcatgcaccaaagccaaaacaaattattttatattattttttgtgttaactagacatacatttacatgattaaacaccaattcttgtttaaatgatgaatatcatttatactctgtcggcggtgaaaacctaagttttgacttaaatctgtatttttgtttcgagaaatcggaaaGATAAGATTATGATGGTTTTCTTGGTGATTTAATTTATGAATACAACATTATCTCGCTAACCACCTTTTACTGTTATGTAGACgccatgtataaatatatcaactaTACTGTAATATTTTCGTGATTATTTGATTTAGCACCTGTGAACACTTCGGTATATTATTATTTCCGCAATAAATACACCTGCTTACGTTTTGCAGCATAGTTTCATACATAAACGAAATGTTACCGTGGAATATTTTCGCAAAAATATTCCTTCCTCCCATAAATTTCTCCCTCACGTCAATTCCAAAGTATACAGTTTTCTCTTATGTGTTTTACTAGGTTATCTGACCAGTCTAGTGTCCCATCCAAGTTGTTTTCCTATCTGGgactaccactacaccactgaTCAGGGAATCCAACACACCATGTAAGTTGTCGGCTAGTCTGCCTAATATATACCATGTCACGGAttaatactataagactctttcatatgtggatatgaaggatagggatattctacccgagggtcacaaaatgtagtaaaacccgaggcttgccgagggttttgcaacattttgtgatcccgagggtagaatatccctatcctttatatccacatatgaaagagtatttttctttcataccacgacgttttactgcaattttacaactataatatcccgccattttgaaataaattcgaagaaatccacgactggaagtcaatttccatacatgaaaaattacctgatattttcaacacaaattccgttgcttgcatcttttatagtaaaaccagtcaattttgtgaaaaaaatgttaaaattttaccgaggaaatacagattttgttgacgccgtgacgtcacgaggctttattgcatgggtagccatgcaatacagcctcaggcgacatgagtgtattgccctagaccagccagtattgcacgtgtaggtatgaaagaaaatcttacatgggtccgtcgagtggacagggatatttcaacccaagttaaagattttagcatgtCAACCCGTGGCTTTTCCTcacatacttagtagaaaatatgaaatatctgtTGTTTTTGACGCGCCATTATCACGGGAACGTCGATTATGCATCTAAATTGATGACGTTATCGACAATACATGCAGCGGTTACCTTGCATTTTTCGATGACGTTATATAGTTGCCTAGCGCGTATGAGCTGTCTTATACCCCCTGTGTAAAATATCGTTTCCCTATCAatcacgggatatccctgtgaagtatggaaGAAAATTACATGATCTCCCAACAAATATAATTTCCAACCGACCTTTTACACTGATctttcaaacaaattttttcAGTTTCGTGAATTGTACCATCCCCCTTAGTGATATTATTTCCcatatttaaatcattttaaatcatttattaaaatctaacttttatttttatgcTATCATTACTTTTTAGAAGAACGGTCGCAATGAAAAAAAGAAGGTCAAAGAAGtggttttattgaaataaaaatggccattaataacataatattttataGGTTAAAACGGTAGCGTAAATATTCCTTAGAGAAAAGAGTCCATAAATAAAGTGAAATTATAGTTTGAAGTGAttagttttaatatatttttgtaatggagatatgatacaaaatatgagtgtactctcatcataaactgaAAATGGTTTATTTAAAGTACATTCAGATTTGTGTGTATCTCCattacatattaaatatattaaagttaATCTTTAAAGTTCCAGCAACGTATGATTTCAGTTCCAAGGAGAGAAAGTAGCTCCatgaagaagttcaaatgtAGTTGAAAAAAAGTTGAAAGTTCTGGCGAAATAGAAAGCTGAAATAAATTTCAGTTTTAGCATATCAAATCTCACCTTATTGACAATTTTTAGCTATACGAGGAATTTTGTATTATGGTaatgtattaaaatatcttgAATTAATTGCAACATATGTTTAAGCactatcaatataattattacacGTATTTATGTTGCAGATATCAAGGAGTGACTGTGGGTATTTCAGATCCTAGCGTGTTTGATATCCCACAGCTTTGCCTCAAATAGATCTTATCATAATAATTGAAACATTCCTACTGCTTACAAGCAGCtgatgtacatataaattagaaattaatattttcatactaattttttgcaataaaatctAAATGAATTACGAAGTTGTGGTATCAGTTTTATTTGACAATTATCCGGATTTGATAACATTGTAATCACAATATGATATGAATCTGAATTAATTAACAAGAATTCGATGATCTACAAGTCATTTTCTCTCGGATGGGAAGATGGGAGGGTAAAACGTATTTCAATCAATCAAGTAAGAATTTATTTTGGTTGGCGTCCTCTTATACAAAACTGTATGTTTCAAATAAAAGTTGAATGAAGtttccgattttttttcaagaacaaaAACCAACATTTTGTTCAATATATCatgtaattaacaatacaattttCCTTTCTCATACCGATTCCCTTATTTagtaattttaaatttaatgtgAATTTGCATCTCTCTTTCTTTATTACCGATATATCCAGGATTTACACTTTTTACACCTCTTTCATTCACATTCATTAAACATCAATATAACATTTCGTTTTGTAAATACTGATTGATCGATGGGGCTTAACGTTTACGATTCACTACCTTATCTACACTATAAATTTTACATACATAGCGATCACACAAGCAATGAATCTTATCAATGtcacattaaacaatatataggTTTTCAagtgtaataaaataattaagcATACTCCATCTtgtcacataaacaacaaaaattagaTTTATGTGGAATGGCCACCGGATGGTGACAtttaatatcaaacaaataagaTGTCATACTGAGTAAGGCATAGCATTATATATGTCACACAAAGGATACACATTGTGAAATAAAGAAAGCATGAGTAGAATTTACTAAAACTCTGCCACTACAGACAAATGCTTTGATAAATCCAAAGacataatcaaagtactgaaagtactgaaggggttGGATAACATTTTCCATATTACAGATATGCTTATTTCTTTGAataaattcatatatttttttgcaCAGAAAGACGCAGTCTTtacatttcttttcattttgatGGCTTCATGCAGTAGAATTTTTAACCATAATAAAACAGGAGTTtgaagatgcttcaccgctgacaaatggtatttttcttgATAAAAATCAGGAGCACACACATTAGaacttttcttcttttttaaaaGTAACTTAACAACactaccaccattgaaaagtctgagcttctaattttatttcaagatgaaAATGTAACACTATGTccaatatggaatgaagtaatgattgcgtatgcaccagaagcaaaattaattatcttaaataattttttgtgtgttaaattgacatgtatatatacgatttaacaccaattattgttcaaatgatgagtatcatctATGCTTTGTCGCGGATGGAGCGTCTTTAAGAATAAGGCAACAGTACGAAAATCATGAATTCACACAAAAGTTTTTGAACCAAATTTAGTTTAACCAAAAGAAGATTAACAAATagtgtttttgtaatatttggAACGTTCTGAAGTGCTTATTGGATTTTGTAGATAGAAAATAATTAGTTTTTCAAAAGTATTTTCATCTATAAATCTATCTGATTGGAAAATGGTATACATTGAACACCCATTTCTGACATAATTCTATCAGATTTTATAGTTTACTCAGTAATTGAGTTACATGTATTCAACTACAGACAGGAGTTTTAGGGTGTGacttttaaagggacaattaagtGAAACGGTGCGATGACAATTTCAATTGAAAGTTGGGCAGTC
This genomic window contains:
- the LOC138320038 gene encoding mammalian ependymin-related protein 1-like, with the protein product MRKLFVATVINILFGLFVCGKLSYPVPCRSPTQWEAQVYMQNVMMRYTEWRNLSYDAVNQREFRSAEVDVAAEHDHIDTLILWKERKMYEVNRLFQECTITNLTGVFRPRGVPMSNTTYEEGYAIGGQGIPGEYMTVYNFYTELPDGYLTSLVSHPSCFPIWDYHYTTDQGIQHTIYQGVTVGISDPSVFDIPQLCLK